In Electrophorus electricus isolate fEleEle1 chromosome 18, fEleEle1.pri, whole genome shotgun sequence, one genomic interval encodes:
- the si:dkeyp-66d1.7 gene encoding myeloid-associated differentiation marker homolog, with the protein MCCINYVFGFRVYRSYSTETHRWVRRVGRHTHRRTLEVDIERSYDLMYHEYRDVVNDSGLKQKPRRLSPSFLAVHLVYFIMALVFRSTPLLWARVAAMVFTCVAFSVALYGASLTHGTGDWCIFCWSFSFAGTLLIILVELCGLQTRAPVSWKNFPITFACYASLLCLSASIIFPLFFLKGYSGRNEMINCRIVSTVFSCLATIAYLSEVSMSKARPGEVAGYMATAPGLLKVCETFVACVIFVFISEPVSYKQNAATMWCLSVYCICFILSAGIIVMCVAEWTGCLPFPFARFLSTYALLAVGMYLSTTIIWPIYKFDDKHGGSSRRPNACGSSMGLCPWDKTLAIAVLTALNFLLYLADLIYSARLVFVTV; encoded by the exons ATGTGTTGCATCAACTACGTTTTTGGATTCAGAGTTTATCGCAGTTATTCGACAGAGACGCACCGCTGGGTGCGGCGCGTGGGGAGGCACACCCACCGTAGAACGCTTGAAGTAGACATAGAGAGATCGTATGATCTTATGTATCACGAATACAGGGACGTAGTTAACGATAGTG GATTAAAACAG AAACCCAGAAGACTATCCCCATCATTCCTTGCTGTCCACCTTGTGTATTTCATCATGGCATTGGTATTCcgctccactcctctgctgtggGCACGTGTCGCAGCCATGGTGTTCACGTGTGTTGCATTCAGCGTGGCTCTGTACGGAGCCTCTCTCACGCATGGTACCGGTGACTGGTGTATCTTCTGCTGGAGCTTTAGCTTTGCGGGTACACTCCTGATCATCCTGGTGGAGCTTTGTGGCCTGCAGACCCGTGCACCCGTCTCCTGGAAGAATTTCCCGATTACATTTGCCTGTTATGCCtctcttctctgcctctccgCTTCCATCATCTTCCCCCTGTTCTTCCTGAAGGGGTACTCCGGTCGCAATGAGATGATCAACTGCCGCATTGTGTCCACAGTGTTCTCCTGCCTCGCCACCATCGCATACCTGAGTGAAGTGAGCATGAGCAAGGCACGCCCAGGAGAGGTGGCTGGCTACATGGCCACCGCACCTGGCTTGCTCAAGGTCTGCGAGACTTTCGTGGCTTGCGTCATCTTTGTCTTCATCAGCGAGCCGGTGTCGTACAAACAGAATGCCGCCACCATGTGGTGCCTGTCTGTCTACTGCATCTGCTTCATTCTGTCAGCAGGCATCATCGTGATGTGTGTGGCCGAGTGGACTGGCTGCCTGCCCTTCCCGTTTGCTCGCTTCCTGTCCACCTACGCCTTGCTGGCCGTAGGCATGTACCTGTCCACCACCATCATCTGGCCCATCTACAAGTTCGATGACAAGCATGGCGGGAGCAGCCGCAGGCCCAATGCTTGTGGCTCCAGCATGGGACTTTGTCCATGGGACAAAACACTGGCCATCGCAGTGCTCACTGCACTCAACTTCCTCCTGTACCTGGCTGACTTGATCTACTCTGCTAGACTTGTGTTTGTTACTGTCTAA
- the nfatc4 gene encoding nuclear factor of activated T-cells, cytoplasmic 4, whose protein sequence is MGAAPGSGWEEGEFEFKLVFEEDPPSQLRGPSALHSTDQQHSSAEKTEGVRDEHHESITVSDTHLTSMHIGQSMGIPSPSSSASNRAGMHSPPPRRALVREFSGTYESLPARSVQVSESRVLECPSIQITTISPEDDSGVLGGSYWDTSSGWDRERLYLPLLDPFCYRDSMTGAGSLSPSPASSPSSRGWLSPASSCDSLLVEEEDLSEAAAHFCLSPSSRPTSPGAKKRRNSPLASPSSSRRSSYSEEHPSLLETGESASHCLGPTSSCELNIPQKTRKTSLEQVSSREVESDQNTVPTNPCPISEPAQLRREPPALSMDYLSVPPALGWGRTRASAHSPIFRSNALPPLDWPLPCQFDQYELRIEVQPRPHHRAHYETEGSRGAVKASPGGHPVVKLVGYGERQPLSLQVFVGTADDRSIRPHPFYQIHRVTGKTVGTISQESMQAGTKLLEIPMNPETNMTALIDCAGILKLRNSDIELRKGETDVGRKNTRVRLVFRTHLPLAPPLAPSGRVLALQVASLPIECSQRSAQELPIVESISLTSCSVDGGEELLVGGTNFLPTSRVFFMERGSDGKLQWEEEAHVDQDKSSEGVLCVRVPTYSDASVSQPVAVCLYVSNGKRKRSSTHCFKYLPIMFKEEDPLLSHPSLLPLEGVTLCPARGIGVADRALHLGSDPTTDERGMSIHLPPYQSEFPYPSQGYQEEYGTKHEAPDNSGSRGPLNERNPSFESLELGFTELLPPLYAHAPQPPSPAPSPSPWLDSPYLSSSPSPSHSSSLSPFPASSPISSSPLPPLSHSPYPQCPYPQEMCSSPPSKPRHYQELGAPPYVSYDGWEQQRPAAKDDEAADTLELQEGPLGFTSPPPMQHITLEEVNEFIGEDIRAFQTGPHIDSRPG, encoded by the exons TCTCTGATACCCACCTGACCTCCATGCACATTGGCCAGTCAATGGGAATCCCATCCCCTTCATCATCAGCCAGTAACAGGGCTGGGATGCATTCCCCGCCTCCCAGACGGGCACTGGTGCGGGAGTTCAGTGGGACATATGAGAGTCTCCCTGCTCGCTCAGTCCAG gtttcaGAGTCTAGGGTTTTGGAGTGCCCCAGTATTCAGATCACAACAATCTCTCCAGAGGATGATTCTGGTGTACTAGGAGGCAGCTACTGGGATACCAGCAGTGGCTGGGACAGAGAGCGACTTTATTTGCCCCTGCTCGACCCCTTCTGCTATCGAGACAGCATGACAGGGGCAGGTTCCCTCAGCCCTAGCCCTGCCTCCAGTCCCTCCTCCCGTGGCTGGTTGAGTCCTGCATCCAGCTGTGATTCACTactggtggaggaggaagatCTTAGCGAAGCTGCTGCCCACTTCTGCCTCTCACCCTCCTCACGCCCCACCTCTCCTGGGGCCAAGAAGCGAAGGAACTCTCCACTGGCCTCCCCCAGCTCATCCCGCAGGAGTAGCTACTCTGAGGAGCACCCCTCCCTCCTGGAGACAGGCGAGAGTGCTTCGCATTGTCTGGGGCCAACCAGCAGCTGTGAGCTCAACATACCACAGAAGACCAGGAAGACATCTTTAGAGCAG GTCTCCTCCAGGGAGGTGGAATCGGATCAGAATACAGTTCCCACCAACCCCTGCCCCATCTCAGAGCCAGCACAACTTAGGAGGGAGCCACCAGCACTGAGCATGGACTACCTGTCTGTGCCACCTGCCCTGGGCTGGGGTAGGACCCGTGCCAGTGCCCACAGTccaatattcag GTCTAATGCGTTACCGCCTCTCGACTGGCCCCTGCCCTGCCAGTTTGACCAGTATGAGCTGCGGATTGAGGTGCAGCCACGCCCTCACCACCGTGCCCACTACGAAACTGAGGGAAGTCGAGGGGCAGTGAAGGCATCGCCGGGAGGACATCCTGTAGTGAAG CTGGTAGGGTATGGAGAGCGACAACCTCTCTCCTTACAGGTGTTTGTGGGAACTGCAGATGACAGATCAATTCGGCCTCATCCATTCTATCAAATACACAG GGTGACAGGGAAGACCGTGGGAACAATTAGTCAAGAAAGCATGCAGGCTGGCACTAAACTCCTGGAGATCCCCATGAACCCTGAGACTAACATGACTGCACT cATTGATTGTGCTGGGATCCTGAAGTTGAGAAACTCAGATATTGAGCtgaggaaaggagagacagatgtTGGGAGGAAGAACACACGTGTGCGTTTGGTCTTTCGCACGCACCTTCCTTTGGCCCCGCCTCTCGCCCCATCAGGGCGGGTCTTAGCTCTGCAGGTGGCATCCCTACCGATCGAGTGTT CCCAGCGCTCTGCTCAGGAGTTGCCTATTGTGGAGTCCATTAGTCTGACTTCCTGCTCTGTGGATGGAGGGGAGGAGCTTCTGGTGGGAGGGACCAACTTCCTCCCTACATCGAGAGTGTTCTTCATGGAGAGAGGCTCTG ATGGTAAACTCCAATGGGAAGAGGAAGCGCACGTGGACCAGGACAAAAGCAGTGAG ggtgtgctgtgtgtgcgaGTGCCCACATACAGTGATGCATCTGTGAGTCAGCCTGTTGCTGTTTGCCTGTATGTGTCTAatgggaagaggaagaggagcagcacACACTGCTTCAAATACCTCCCCA TCATGTTTAAAGAAGAGGATCCTTTGTTGTCTCATCCATCTCTGTTGCCCCTGGAGGGGGTAACTCTTTGTCCTGCTAGGGGCATCGGTGTCGCAGATAGGGCTCTGCATCTGGGATCTGATCCAACCACTGATGAGAGAGGCATGTCCATTCACCTGCCTCCCTATCAGAGCGAATTCCCCTACCCCTCACAGGGCTACCAGGAGGAGTATGGCACCAAGCATGAGGCGCCAGATAACAGTGGGAGCCGGGGGCCACTGAATGAGCGAAACCCCAGCTTCGAGAGCCTGGAGCTAGGCTTCACTGAGCTCCTTCCTCCCCTATATGCTCATGCCCCACAGCCACCTTCGCCTGCCCCGTCTCCATCTCCATGGCTGGACTCTCCctacctctcctcctccccctctccctcccactcctcctctctgagCCCGTTCCCTGCCAGCAGCCCCATTTCCTCCTCCCCCCTGCCTCCTCTGTCTCACTCGCCGTACCCCCAATGCCCCTATCCACAGGAGATGTGTTCCTCCCCTCCATCCAAGCCTAGGCACTATCAGGAGTTAGGCGCTCCTCCCTACGTGTCATACGACGGCTGGGAGCAGCAGCGTCCAGCTGCCAAGGACGATGAGGCTGCTGACACGCTGGAGCTACAGGAGGGTCCTCTGGGTTTCACCAGCCCTCCACCAATGCAGCACATCACACTGGAGGAAG TGAATGAGTTCATTGGTGAAGACATCAGGGCTTTTCAGACCGGGCCTCACATAGACAGCAGACCTGGATAA